A genomic stretch from Croceibacterium aestuarii includes:
- a CDS encoding DUF418 domain-containing protein, translating to MATVVSATPDEVPADATPDQPVKANERLVTLDLIRGVAVLGILFANITAFGHPQAAYFWPAALPGGATLGDKLVWFVQLVFVDHKFRGLFSLLFGAGIYLFMERAWARGSSRWLQFRRLCWLLVFGAIHYFLIWPGDILGTYAAAGMMALPMMKWSDRKQLRTGIVLYTLGVLAMLATLGGAWVAANNPSVAARLDDKQRQQIATAERRTLEDVGKNVTFMRSASYPDYVAERVTKHWGGFVQGLVIVPLMETLGLVLIGMALYRRGFFSGAFDPGKMRRNGWIALLGGLGFTALVALWPERTGFPFFTTILVFNELGRLAQVPIALGLAAVLIAEGPRLAETGFGSRFAAAGRMAFSNYLGTSLLMLFVFQSWSLGLFGELHRLQLMLIVFAVWAGMLLWSKAWLARFRYGPLEWLWRSLTYWQVFPLRR from the coding sequence ATGGCCACAGTCGTTTCCGCAACGCCGGACGAAGTTCCCGCGGATGCGACGCCGGATCAGCCGGTCAAGGCAAACGAGCGGCTCGTTACCCTCGACCTGATTCGCGGGGTGGCCGTGCTCGGCATCCTGTTCGCCAACATCACGGCATTCGGGCATCCCCAGGCGGCTTATTTCTGGCCCGCCGCGCTGCCCGGCGGCGCCACCTTGGGCGACAAGCTGGTTTGGTTCGTCCAGCTCGTCTTCGTCGACCACAAGTTCCGCGGCCTGTTCTCGCTGCTCTTCGGCGCGGGCATCTATCTGTTCATGGAGCGGGCCTGGGCGCGCGGCAGCAGCCGCTGGCTGCAGTTCCGCCGCCTGTGCTGGCTGCTCGTCTTCGGCGCGATACATTATTTCCTCATCTGGCCCGGAGACATTCTCGGCACTTACGCCGCCGCGGGGATGATGGCGCTGCCGATGATGAAATGGTCGGACCGCAAGCAGCTCAGGACCGGAATTGTTCTCTACACGCTGGGCGTGCTGGCGATGCTCGCGACCCTGGGCGGAGCCTGGGTCGCAGCAAACAACCCCTCGGTTGCGGCGCGTCTGGACGACAAGCAGCGCCAGCAGATCGCGACTGCGGAACGCAGGACGCTCGAAGACGTCGGCAAGAACGTCACCTTCATGCGGTCGGCAAGCTACCCCGATTATGTGGCCGAGCGGGTGACGAAGCACTGGGGCGGTTTCGTGCAGGGGCTGGTGATCGTGCCGTTGATGGAAACGCTCGGCCTCGTTCTGATCGGCATGGCGCTCTACCGGCGCGGCTTCTTCAGCGGCGCGTTCGATCCGGGGAAGATGCGGCGCAACGGCTGGATCGCGCTGCTCGGCGGACTCGGGTTTACGGCGCTGGTGGCGCTTTGGCCCGAGCGGACCGGCTTCCCGTTCTTCACCACCATCTTGGTGTTCAACGAACTCGGACGCCTCGCCCAGGTGCCGATAGCGCTCGGTCTCGCCGCGGTGCTGATCGCCGAGGGGCCGCGCTTGGCCGAGACCGGATTCGGCAGCCGCTTCGCCGCCGCCGGCCGGATGGCGTTCAGCAATTACCTCGGCACCTCGCTTCTCATGCTGTTCGTGTTTCAGAGCTGGTCGCTCGGCCTGTTCGGCGAACTGCACCGCCTCCAGCTCATGCTGATCGTGTTCGCGGTGTGGGCCGGGATGCTGCTGTGGTCGAAGGCGTGGCTGGCGCGGTTCCGCTACGGCCCGCTCGAATGGCTGTGGCGCAGCCTGACCTACTGGCAGGTTTTCCCGCTGCGCCGATAG
- a CDS encoding SRPBCC family protein, with translation MNDKRTSRVEAAAGLGLALGAAAIGAYLSTRRDRGGWDDDAPGYTARRGFGKYEVSGRTVTIGKPRAELFAFWRDFSNLAQVMENAEKVETRPDGRSVWTIKAPAGQTVEVETEVVREVQDELIAWRSVAGSQIDTEGRVMFKDAPGDRGTQVTLIVAYDAPGGKLGKAIAKLFLREPEIQARHDLKRFKMLMECGEIATSARRREDTRAARQNQHEKEAA, from the coding sequence ATGAACGACAAGAGGACAAGCAGGGTCGAAGCCGCGGCGGGGCTGGGCCTCGCGCTCGGCGCGGCGGCGATCGGCGCATATCTCTCCACCCGCAGGGATCGCGGCGGCTGGGACGACGACGCACCTGGCTACACTGCGCGGCGCGGCTTCGGGAAATACGAGGTCAGCGGCCGCACCGTCACCATCGGCAAGCCGCGCGCCGAGCTGTTCGCCTTCTGGCGCGATTTTTCCAACCTGGCGCAGGTGATGGAAAATGCGGAAAAAGTCGAGACCCGGCCCGATGGCCGATCGGTCTGGACGATCAAGGCCCCTGCCGGCCAGACAGTCGAGGTCGAGACAGAGGTGGTGCGCGAGGTGCAGGACGAGCTGATCGCCTGGCGATCGGTCGCAGGCTCGCAGATCGACACCGAAGGGCGCGTGATGTTCAAGGATGCGCCCGGCGACCGCGGTACGCAGGTGACACTGATCGTCGCCTACGATGCGCCGGGCGGGAAGCTCGGGAAGGCGATCGCAAAGCTGTTCCTGCGCGAGCCCGAAATCCAGGCGCGGCACGACCTGAAACGCTTCAAGATGCTGATGGAATGCGGCGAGATCGCCACCTCGGCGCGGCGCCGGGAGGACACCCGCGCAGCGCGTCAGAACCAACACGAGAAGGAGGCAGCCTGA
- a CDS encoding zinc-dependent alcohol dehydrogenase has translation MRALTWHGTHDVRIETVDDPEIINPRDAIIKVTSTAICGSDLHLYDHVIPGLLPGDILGHEFMGEVVETGARSTLKKGERVIVPFPISCGNCFHCRIEQYSCCENSNPAEKQDLTLPVYGQPMGAIFGYSHLTGGYSGGQAEYVRVPFSDVGPMVVPDHLEDDKVLFLTDILPTGWQAAENADIGPDDTVAVWGCGPVGLFAVQSALAMGAAKVIAIDHYPHRLELAAQLGAETINFRSSNVLEALMEMSGGIGVDAVIDAVGMEAHGFAIDNMLDVVKQKVGVGADRAHALRMALLAVRKGGRVSIPGVYGGLADKFPTGALMEKGLQVRTGQTHVQKYTRKLLAMIEDGTLDTTWLISHRLPLEEGPTGYKNFRDKQNEWTKVVLKPEMVN, from the coding sequence ATGCGCGCGCTCACCTGGCACGGCACCCACGACGTCCGCATCGAAACGGTCGACGATCCGGAGATCATAAACCCGCGCGATGCGATCATCAAAGTCACCAGCACTGCGATCTGCGGCTCCGACCTGCACCTTTACGATCACGTGATCCCCGGCCTCCTGCCCGGCGACATCCTCGGCCACGAGTTCATGGGCGAAGTGGTCGAGACCGGCGCCCGAAGCACGCTGAAGAAGGGGGAGCGGGTGATCGTCCCGTTTCCGATCAGCTGCGGCAACTGCTTTCATTGCCGGATCGAGCAGTATTCGTGCTGCGAGAACTCCAACCCCGCCGAAAAGCAGGACCTGACGCTACCGGTCTACGGCCAGCCGATGGGGGCGATCTTCGGCTATTCCCATCTCACCGGCGGCTATTCGGGCGGGCAGGCGGAATATGTCCGCGTACCGTTCAGCGACGTCGGCCCGATGGTCGTGCCCGACCACCTGGAGGACGACAAGGTCCTGTTCCTGACCGACATCCTGCCGACCGGCTGGCAGGCGGCGGAGAACGCCGACATCGGCCCCGACGATACCGTCGCGGTCTGGGGCTGCGGCCCGGTCGGTCTGTTCGCGGTCCAGTCCGCGCTGGCGATGGGGGCGGCCAAGGTGATTGCGATCGACCATTACCCGCACCGGCTGGAGCTGGCGGCGCAGCTTGGGGCGGAAACGATCAACTTCCGTTCGAGCAACGTGCTCGAAGCCCTGATGGAAATGAGCGGCGGCATCGGCGTCGACGCGGTGATCGATGCGGTAGGCATGGAAGCGCACGGCTTTGCGATCGATAACATGCTCGACGTGGTCAAGCAGAAGGTCGGCGTCGGCGCGGACCGCGCGCACGCGCTGCGCATGGCGCTTCTGGCGGTGCGCAAGGGCGGGCGCGTGTCGATCCCGGGCGTCTATGGCGGCCTGGCCGACAAGTTCCCCACCGGGGCGCTCATGGAAAAGGGGCTGCAGGTCCGCACCGGACAGACCCACGTTCAGAAGTACACCCGCAAGCTGTTGGCGATGATCGAGGACGGCACGCTCGACACCACCTGGTTGATCAGCCACCGCCTGCCGCTGGAGGAGGGGCCCACCGGCTACAAGAACTTCCGCGACAAGCAGAACGAGTGGACCAAGGTGGTGCTCAAGCCGGAAATGGTGAACTGA
- a CDS encoding (2Fe-2S)-binding protein, giving the protein MYVCVCNAIRECEFRRAAHEHPGDAEAVYAALGKKPQCGQCLEEADELLAEERFGQRHLTLVA; this is encoded by the coding sequence ATGTACGTCTGCGTCTGCAATGCGATCAGGGAATGCGAATTCCGCCGCGCCGCCCACGAGCATCCCGGCGACGCGGAAGCGGTCTACGCCGCCCTCGGCAAGAAACCGCAGTGCGGCCAGTGCCTCGAGGAGGCCGACGAACTCCTGGCCGAAGAGCGCTTCGGGCAGCGACACCTCACGCTCGTCGCCTGA